In Hamadaea flava, a genomic segment contains:
- a CDS encoding acyl-CoA dehydrogenase family protein, with amino-acid sequence MMNTAARIADEVLFPAAGAVDRAERVPVSQLDLLAREGFYEAVGGPIEQVGPLVATFAGGCLATAFVWLQHRGPLRAAGSSDEPGVREKWQASLGRGDLRGGIAHSGARPGASGLKAYESAGGWRLTGEAAWVTGWDLIDVLHVAAVGDDGWVRFFFVDAVESDTLRATVVPLSAANASRTATVSFADHLLPADRLVAAEPYADWAAREASGWALNGFLALGVAERCVRLLGDAPAVPQLSAEVAACRTALLTADATSTPAARATASELAMRCATVLAVQTGSRSVLLDSAAQRLVREAAFLLVFGSRPGIRDELLGRIVHSPRAA; translated from the coding sequence ATGATGAACACGGCCGCGCGGATCGCCGACGAGGTGCTGTTTCCGGCGGCCGGCGCGGTCGACCGAGCCGAGCGCGTACCGGTGTCGCAGCTGGACCTGCTCGCCCGCGAGGGCTTCTACGAGGCGGTCGGCGGTCCGATCGAGCAGGTGGGACCGCTGGTGGCGACGTTCGCGGGCGGCTGCCTGGCCACCGCCTTCGTCTGGCTCCAGCATCGCGGGCCGCTGCGGGCGGCGGGTTCTTCCGACGAGCCGGGTGTACGCGAGAAGTGGCAGGCGTCGTTGGGACGGGGCGATCTCCGTGGCGGGATCGCCCATTCGGGCGCCCGGCCGGGCGCCAGCGGGCTCAAGGCGTACGAGTCGGCCGGGGGTTGGCGGCTGACCGGGGAGGCGGCCTGGGTCACCGGTTGGGATCTCATCGACGTGCTGCACGTGGCGGCGGTCGGCGACGACGGCTGGGTCCGGTTCTTCTTCGTCGACGCCGTCGAGTCGGACACCCTGCGGGCGACCGTGGTTCCGTTGTCGGCGGCCAATGCCAGCCGGACGGCGACGGTGTCGTTCGCCGATCACCTCCTTCCGGCGGATCGCCTGGTGGCCGCCGAGCCGTACGCCGACTGGGCCGCCCGGGAGGCGTCGGGCTGGGCGCTCAACGGATTCCTGGCGCTCGGTGTCGCGGAGCGCTGTGTCCGGCTGCTGGGTGACGCCCCGGCCGTCCCGCAACTGTCGGCGGAGGTGGCCGCCTGCCGCACCGCGCTGCTGACGGCCGACGCGACATCGACCCCGGCCGCCCGGGCGACCGCGTCCGAGCTGGCGATGCGTTGCGCGACGGTGCTGGCGGTCCAGACCGGCAGCCGGTCGGTGCTGCTCGATTCCGCCGCCCAACGGCTGGTCCGGGAGGCCGCGTTCCTGCTCGTGTTCGGCAGCCGCCCCGGCATCCGCGACGAGTTGCTGGGCCGAATCGTCCACTCGCCACGAGCTGCGTAG
- the egtA gene encoding ergothioneine biosynthesis glutamate--cysteine ligase EgtA has product MDIFVSAEPEGAMNARPSSVTPAVPDTPPEPEPARPIGERAAEEFVAARTVHPGADPQLGVELEWLLVDKRQPRERIPFDTAQAALADAAGFPTLATLTWEPGGALELSSRPASTVPAALAEMTTDLAAVRSALGKAGISLVGAGLDPVRPPHRLLDAPRYAAMEAYLDRRGDAGRWMMTGTASVQVCVHSGHEGRGPLGFRERWRLAHDLGPVLVATFANSPIARGLPTGWRSTRQAIWAALDPSRTRAPVGDDPREAWARYALDAGVLCVRTENGPWLVPDGLTFRDWIRTGLPRPPTADDLAYHLTTLFPPVRPRGYLELRMIDAQPGDRWTVPFAVATALLTDARAADRAADACEPLRRVPRVWQDAARHGLTRPAFATAAATCFEAALDALPRLGAPPLVSARVAQYAERFVARGLTPADTLLDKLRVRSEDDQAALWTASEQ; this is encoded by the coding sequence ATGGATATCTTTGTCTCCGCCGAGCCGGAGGGCGCCATGAACGCTCGCCCCTCGTCCGTAACCCCGGCAGTACCCGACACGCCACCGGAACCCGAACCCGCGCGCCCGATCGGCGAGCGCGCGGCCGAGGAGTTCGTCGCGGCGCGCACCGTTCACCCGGGGGCCGACCCGCAACTCGGAGTCGAGCTGGAATGGCTGCTCGTGGACAAACGGCAGCCGCGCGAACGAATACCGTTCGACACCGCGCAGGCGGCCCTGGCCGACGCCGCCGGATTCCCCACGCTGGCCACGCTGACCTGGGAACCGGGCGGCGCGCTCGAACTCAGTTCCCGGCCCGCGAGCACGGTCCCCGCCGCCCTGGCCGAGATGACCACCGATCTGGCCGCCGTTCGCTCGGCGCTCGGCAAGGCCGGGATCTCGCTGGTCGGCGCGGGGCTGGATCCCGTCCGGCCGCCGCACCGCCTGCTCGACGCGCCCCGGTACGCGGCGATGGAGGCCTACCTGGACCGCCGGGGCGACGCCGGACGATGGATGATGACCGGCACCGCCTCCGTGCAAGTGTGTGTCCATTCCGGACACGAAGGCCGGGGCCCGCTCGGCTTCCGGGAACGGTGGCGGCTCGCCCACGACCTCGGGCCGGTCCTGGTGGCGACCTTCGCGAACTCGCCGATCGCCCGGGGCCTGCCGACCGGCTGGCGGTCGACGCGGCAAGCGATCTGGGCCGCGCTCGATCCGAGCCGTACGCGAGCGCCGGTCGGCGACGATCCCCGCGAAGCCTGGGCGCGGTACGCCCTCGACGCCGGCGTGCTCTGCGTCCGCACCGAGAACGGACCATGGCTGGTGCCGGACGGACTGACGTTCCGCGACTGGATCCGCACCGGGCTGCCTCGTCCGCCGACCGCCGACGACTTGGCCTATCACCTGACCACGCTGTTTCCACCGGTACGCCCCCGCGGCTACCTGGAGCTGCGGATGATCGACGCCCAGCCCGGCGATCGCTGGACCGTGCCGTTCGCCGTCGCGACCGCGTTGCTCACCGACGCGCGGGCGGCCGACCGAGCGGCCGACGCCTGCGAACCGTTACGGCGTGTGCCGAGAGTGTGGCAGGACGCGGCCCGCCACGGGCTGACCCGGCCGGCGTTCGCCACCGCCGCGGCGACCTGTTTCGAGGCGGCGCTCGACGCCCTGCCGCGATTGGGCGCACCGCCACTGGTCAGCGCCCGCGTCGCCCAGTACGCCGAACGCTTCGTCGCGCGCGGGCTGACGCCCGCCGACACTCTGCTCGACAAGCTGCGTGTCCGATCGGAGGATGATCAGGCCGCCCTGTGGACAGCCTCAGAGCAATAG